A stretch of Longimicrobium sp. DNA encodes these proteins:
- a CDS encoding ligase-associated DNA damage response exonuclease, translated as MLMRITERGLYCDAGDFYVDPWMPVDRAVITHAHGDHARWGSRRYLGSREGERVMRTRLGSDANIRTLDWGEAIDVNGVRISLHPAGHILGSAQVRVEHGGEVWVVSGDYKIEPDPTCTPFEPVRCHTFVTESTFGLPIYRWAPQREVFAGIDAWWRANREAGKASIIYGYALGKAQRLLAGVDASIGPIYEHGAVARLTRDYRDTGVALPTTQYAGAQPRGHDWSRALIVAPPSAHGTPWMRRFGAVSTAFASGWMRVRGQRRRRSVDRGFVLSDHVDWPSLLTAIDATGAECVWVTHGYREPVVRWLRQHGLEAQAVASRWEGEEDAGDVEIAPEAEGGDENPVTGAEGETEVEPGEAGE; from the coding sequence ATGCTGATGCGGATCACGGAGCGGGGGCTGTATTGCGACGCGGGCGACTTCTACGTGGACCCGTGGATGCCCGTAGACCGCGCCGTGATCACGCACGCGCACGGCGACCACGCGCGCTGGGGATCGCGCCGGTACCTGGGCTCGCGCGAGGGCGAGCGGGTGATGCGCACGCGCCTGGGCTCGGACGCGAACATCCGCACGCTCGACTGGGGTGAGGCGATCGACGTGAACGGCGTGCGCATCTCCCTGCACCCGGCCGGGCACATCCTGGGCTCGGCGCAGGTGCGCGTGGAGCACGGCGGCGAGGTGTGGGTGGTGTCGGGGGATTACAAGATCGAGCCGGACCCCACCTGCACGCCCTTCGAGCCGGTGCGCTGCCACACCTTCGTCACCGAGTCTACCTTCGGCCTGCCGATCTACCGCTGGGCGCCGCAGCGCGAGGTGTTCGCCGGCATCGACGCGTGGTGGCGCGCCAACCGCGAGGCGGGGAAGGCGTCCATCATCTACGGCTACGCGCTGGGAAAGGCGCAGCGGCTGCTCGCGGGCGTGGATGCGTCGATCGGGCCGATCTACGAGCACGGCGCGGTGGCCCGGCTCACGCGCGACTATCGCGACACCGGCGTCGCGCTTCCGACCACGCAGTACGCCGGCGCGCAGCCGCGCGGGCACGACTGGAGCCGAGCGCTGATCGTCGCCCCGCCGTCCGCGCACGGCACGCCGTGGATGCGCAGGTTCGGCGCGGTGAGCACCGCCTTCGCCAGCGGGTGGATGCGGGTGCGCGGCCAGCGCCGCCGCCGCTCCGTCGACCGCGGCTTCGTCCTCTCCGACCACGTGGACTGGCCCTCGCTCCTCACCGCCATCGACGCGACCGGCGCGGAGTGCGTGTGGGTGACGCACGGCTACCGCGAGCCCGTCGTGCGGTGGCTGCGCCAGCACGGCCTCGAGGCGCAGGCCGTCGCCAGCCGCTGGGAGGGCGAGGAGGACGCGGGCGACGTGGAGATCGCGCCGGAGGCGGAGGGGGGCGACGAAAATCCTGTCACCGGGGCGGAAGGGGAGACGGAAGTGGAGCCGGGGGAGGCGGGCGAATGA
- a CDS encoding ATP-dependent DNA ligase yields MKAFAELYAALDETTKTGEKVDALARYFASVSPADAAWAVHFLSGRRPKRLVGARKLADWAMDFTGTPEWLFGECYESVGDLAETISLLLPPSGASSDLPLRVWVEDRLLPLRGESEGTQREAILRAWSELDGEQAYVWNKLITGSFRVGVSQKLVVRALARVSGVDEAAIAHRLMGAWDPSPEFYDRLVGEDTRDTDVSRPYPFFLAHALEGEPDALGEPHEWQVEWKWDGIRAQVVRRAGTTFIWSRGEELVTERFPELAAAASYLPDGTVLDGEILPWQDGGPLPFAQLQRRIGRKALGPKILAEIPIVLLAYDLLEIDGEDVRERPIAWRRARLEELLAGIPTAGRFLLSPVVATASWDDVRQAYREARQASREGLMLKRADSPYRVGRKRGDWWKWKVEPFTVDAVLIYAQRGHGRRASLYTDYTFAVWSGGELVPFAKAYSGLTDEEIRRVDSFVRRNTLQRFGPVRAVKPELVFELGFEGIQRSPRHKSGIAVRFPRMLRWRTDKRPEDADSLETIRAMLDAVDASRGA; encoded by the coding sequence GTGAAAGCCTTCGCCGAGCTGTACGCCGCGCTGGACGAGACCACAAAGACGGGCGAGAAGGTCGACGCGCTTGCCCGCTACTTCGCGTCCGTCTCGCCGGCGGACGCGGCGTGGGCGGTGCACTTCCTGAGCGGGCGGCGGCCCAAGCGTCTGGTCGGCGCGCGCAAGCTGGCCGACTGGGCGATGGACTTCACCGGCACCCCCGAGTGGCTCTTCGGCGAGTGCTACGAGTCCGTCGGTGACCTGGCCGAGACCATCTCCCTCCTCCTCCCGCCCTCCGGCGCGTCCAGCGACCTCCCGCTCCGCGTCTGGGTCGAAGACCGTCTCCTCCCCCTGCGCGGCGAGAGCGAGGGGACGCAGCGCGAGGCCATCCTGCGCGCGTGGAGCGAGCTGGACGGCGAGCAGGCGTACGTGTGGAACAAGCTGATCACCGGCTCGTTCCGCGTGGGCGTGTCGCAGAAGCTGGTGGTGCGCGCGCTGGCCCGCGTCAGCGGCGTCGACGAGGCGGCCATCGCGCACCGGCTGATGGGCGCGTGGGACCCGTCGCCCGAGTTCTACGACCGCCTGGTGGGCGAGGACACGCGCGACACCGACGTCTCCCGCCCCTACCCCTTCTTCCTGGCGCACGCGCTGGAGGGCGAACCCGACGCGCTGGGCGAGCCCCACGAGTGGCAGGTGGAGTGGAAGTGGGACGGCATCCGCGCGCAGGTCGTCCGCCGCGCGGGGACCACGTTCATCTGGTCGCGCGGCGAGGAACTGGTGACGGAGCGCTTCCCCGAGCTGGCGGCCGCGGCGTCGTATCTCCCCGACGGTACCGTGCTGGATGGCGAGATCCTTCCCTGGCAGGACGGCGGCCCGCTCCCCTTCGCGCAGCTGCAGCGGCGGATCGGACGGAAGGCGCTGGGGCCGAAGATCCTGGCCGAGATCCCCATCGTCCTTCTCGCGTACGACCTGCTGGAGATCGATGGAGAGGACGTGCGCGAAAGGCCGATCGCCTGGCGGCGGGCACGGCTGGAGGAGCTGCTGGCGGGCATCCCCACCGCCGGCCGCTTCCTCCTCTCCCCCGTGGTAGCGACGGCCAGCTGGGACGACGTGCGGCAGGCGTATCGCGAGGCGCGGCAGGCCAGCCGCGAGGGGCTGATGCTGAAGCGCGCCGACAGCCCCTACCGCGTGGGCCGCAAGCGCGGCGACTGGTGGAAGTGGAAGGTGGAGCCGTTCACCGTCGATGCGGTGCTGATCTACGCGCAGCGCGGGCACGGTCGGCGGGCGTCGCTCTACACCGACTACACCTTCGCCGTGTGGAGCGGCGGCGAGCTGGTGCCCTTCGCCAAGGCGTACAGCGGGCTGACGGACGAGGAGATCCGACGCGTGGACAGCTTCGTGCGCCGCAACACGCTGCAGCGCTTCGGCCCCGTCCGCGCGGTGAAGCCGGAGCTGGTGTTCGAGCTCGGCTTCGAGGGGATCCAGCGCTCGCCCCGCCACAAGAGCGGCATCGCCGTGCGCTTCCCGCGGATGCTGCGCTGGCGCACCGACAAGCGGCCGGAGGACGCGGACTCGCTGGAGACCATCCGGGCGATGCTCGACGCGGTGGATGCGTCTCGCGGCGCTTGA
- a CDS encoding DUF5995 family protein, producing MTTTALPTDIDGVIERLSAIIKDCIARKDRLGYFAALYNRVTLAVRDGIKKGEFQDGARMERLDVIFASRYISAYDTYRAGELPPLSWLKAFQAAQTSNHIVLQHLLAGMNAHINLDLGVAAARTAAGSQITGLKGDFDRINQVLAALTPVVEQELDELSPDFKAVTAMAPKLELKMVGFSMDKARAASWAFAQELAPLRHLPQVAKMAMRDAAVSLICDAVLNDGLVVRLIRAREKDDVSRNIEVLSQGQFKNTVPALIGTPTG from the coding sequence ATGACGACAACTGCGCTACCCACCGACATCGACGGTGTCATCGAACGCCTCTCCGCGATCATCAAGGACTGCATCGCGCGGAAGGACCGGCTGGGCTACTTCGCCGCGCTCTACAACCGCGTGACCCTGGCCGTGCGCGACGGCATCAAGAAGGGCGAGTTCCAGGACGGCGCGCGGATGGAGCGGCTCGACGTGATCTTCGCCAGCCGCTACATCAGCGCGTACGACACCTACCGCGCGGGCGAGCTGCCGCCGCTGTCGTGGCTCAAGGCGTTCCAGGCGGCGCAGACCTCCAACCACATCGTCCTGCAGCACCTGCTGGCCGGGATGAACGCGCACATCAACCTCGACCTCGGCGTTGCCGCCGCGCGCACGGCGGCGGGGAGCCAGATCACCGGGCTGAAGGGGGATTTCGACAGGATCAACCAGGTGCTGGCCGCGTTGACTCCCGTCGTGGAGCAGGAGCTGGACGAGCTCAGCCCCGACTTCAAGGCCGTGACAGCGATGGCGCCGAAGCTCGAGCTGAAGATGGTGGGCTTCTCGATGGACAAGGCGCGCGCGGCGTCGTGGGCGTTCGCGCAGGAGCTGGCGCCGCTCCGGCACCTGCCGCAGGTGGCGAAGATGGCCATGCGCGACGCCGCCGTCTCCCTGATCTGCGACGCGGTGCTGAACGACGGCCTGGTGGTGCGCCTGATCCGCGCGAGAGAGAAGGACGACGTGTCGCGCAACATCGAGGTCCTCTCCCAAGGCCAGTTCAAGAACACCGTCCCCGCGCTGATCGGCACGCCGACGGGGTGA
- a CDS encoding D-hexose-6-phosphate mutarotase has product MDHQTEDPEKIALASRAGGRVEIRRHGAHVVQWITAAAEDVLYLSPRSRFEPGSAIRGGIPVIFPQFAEQGPLPKHGFARTAEWEVMETGTGRAILALTDSPATRAVWDHAFRLELRVETGPELSVSLAVHNTGDHAFEFTCALHTYLRVSDIRSAWITELKGLRYRDKVTGGEQVQMERDLRFASETDRIYLDAPNELRVIDGRSWESTLVRKRGFRDVVVWNPWDEKAGVMDDLGADQFHRFVCVEAACAGEPVRLEPGGRWEGMQAILPE; this is encoded by the coding sequence ATGGATCATCAGACGGAAGACCCCGAGAAGATCGCCCTTGCCTCGCGCGCGGGCGGGCGCGTGGAGATCCGCCGGCATGGGGCGCACGTGGTGCAGTGGATCACCGCAGCCGCGGAGGACGTGCTGTACCTGAGCCCGCGCTCGCGTTTCGAGCCCGGATCGGCCATCCGCGGCGGCATCCCCGTGATCTTCCCGCAGTTCGCGGAGCAGGGGCCGTTGCCGAAGCACGGGTTCGCGCGGACGGCGGAGTGGGAGGTGATGGAGACCGGCACCGGGCGCGCGATCCTCGCGCTCACCGACTCGCCCGCCACGCGCGCGGTGTGGGACCATGCCTTCCGCCTCGAGTTGCGGGTGGAGACCGGGCCCGAGCTCTCCGTCTCCCTCGCCGTCCACAACACCGGCGACCACGCGTTCGAGTTCACCTGCGCGCTGCACACCTACCTGCGCGTGAGCGACATCCGCTCGGCGTGGATCACCGAGTTGAAGGGGCTCCGCTATCGCGACAAGGTAACCGGCGGCGAGCAGGTGCAGATGGAGCGCGACCTTCGCTTCGCCAGCGAGACGGACCGCATCTATCTCGACGCACCCAACGAGCTCCGGGTGATCGACGGCCGCTCATGGGAGAGTACCCTCGTCCGCAAGCGCGGCTTCCGGGACGTGGTGGTGTGGAACCCGTGGGATGAGAAGGCTGGGGTGATGGACGACCTGGGGGCGGACCAGTTCCACCGCTTCGTCTGCGTGGAGGCCGCGTGCGCCGGCGAGCCGGTGCGGCTGGAGCCGGGCGGGCGGTGGGAGGGGATGCAGGCGATCCTGCCGGAGTGA
- a CDS encoding prolipoprotein diacylglyceryl transferase family protein codes for MDFPVLIRIGSLAIPPHQVLEGVGCFLAFRLYLALRRRGGDPLRSERRLVLLAAATVGAALGSKLLALADNPAPVLAHPDLRVLMAGKTIVGGLLGGLVAVELAKKWVGETTPTGDLYVFPLIVGIGIGRIGCFLTGLADDTYGIATRLPWGIDFGDGIARHPTQLYEIAFLVFLAAALAWRARRPYPRGDLFKLFMAAYLAWRLAVDFIKPQHVTLLGMTPIQLACLAGLVWYAPHLPRLLGFASPSPSPSPTNPDAAGPAWQTR; via the coding sequence GTGGACTTTCCCGTCCTGATCCGCATCGGCTCGCTCGCGATCCCGCCGCACCAGGTGCTGGAGGGGGTGGGATGCTTCCTCGCGTTCCGCCTCTACCTCGCGCTCCGCCGGCGCGGCGGCGATCCGCTGCGGAGCGAGCGGCGGCTGGTGCTGCTGGCGGCGGCCACGGTGGGCGCGGCGCTCGGCTCCAAGCTGCTGGCGCTGGCCGACAACCCCGCGCCGGTGCTCGCCCACCCCGACCTGCGCGTGCTGATGGCGGGGAAGACCATCGTCGGGGGGCTGCTGGGTGGGCTCGTGGCCGTGGAGCTGGCGAAGAAGTGGGTGGGGGAGACGACGCCCACGGGCGACCTGTACGTTTTCCCGCTGATCGTGGGGATCGGGATCGGGCGGATCGGGTGCTTCCTGACGGGGCTGGCGGACGACACCTACGGCATCGCCACGCGCCTGCCGTGGGGGATCGACTTCGGCGACGGCATCGCCCGCCATCCCACGCAGCTGTACGAGATCGCCTTCCTTGTCTTTCTCGCCGCCGCGCTGGCGTGGCGCGCGCGACGGCCGTATCCCCGCGGCGACCTGTTCAAGCTCTTCATGGCCGCCTACCTGGCCTGGCGGCTGGCGGTGGATTTCATCAAGCCGCAGCACGTCACCCTGCTGGGGATGACGCCCATCCAGCTCGCCTGTCTCGCCGGGCTCGTCTGGTACGCGCCGCACCTGCCGCGGCTGCTCGGCTTCGCGTCTCCCTCCCCATCTCCATCCCCCACCAACCCCGACGCAGCGGGACCCGCATGGCAGACAAGGTAA
- a CDS encoding radical SAM protein codes for MADKVRPYLYYDVALALCSRCLRKVEGKILFAEGKVILEKRCPEHGRERVLVADDVEYYKRCREVFIKPPEQPNHNQTPVRYGCPYDCGLCPDHEQHSCLALIEVTDACNLKCPVCYAESGPHRPDFRPLELIERMMDALVASETSPDVVQISGGEPTLHPHFFEILEAARARPIKHVMVNTNGLRIAEDREFVRRMAEHRQNFEIYLQFDSFKRDALMELRGADLRRIRRQALEHLNEFDISTTLVVTLKKGVNDDEVGEIIRHAIEQPCVRGVTFQPVQAAGRLEEFDPATDRLTLTEVRRAIYEQSGVFREEDVVPVPCHPDCLAMAYALKLGGCVTPLTGMIDPRILIEGGRNTIVFEQDEGLRTALFRAFSTNHSPESGAQSLRELLCCLPMVAVPEGFGYANVFRVLVVQFMDAYSMDIRSVKKSCIHIVHPDGRLIPFDTYNLFYRDGREQHWKPRLADPWAERGRLPLLQTHGGIA; via the coding sequence ATGGCAGACAAGGTAAGGCCGTACCTGTACTACGACGTGGCGCTCGCCCTCTGCTCGCGCTGCCTGCGCAAGGTGGAGGGGAAAATCCTGTTCGCCGAGGGAAAGGTGATCCTGGAGAAGCGCTGCCCCGAGCACGGCCGCGAGCGCGTCCTCGTCGCCGACGACGTTGAGTACTACAAACGCTGCCGCGAGGTCTTCATCAAGCCGCCCGAGCAGCCCAACCACAACCAGACGCCCGTCCGCTACGGCTGCCCGTACGACTGCGGGCTGTGCCCCGACCACGAGCAGCACTCCTGCCTGGCGCTGATCGAGGTCACCGACGCGTGCAACCTGAAGTGCCCGGTGTGCTACGCCGAGAGCGGGCCGCACCGCCCCGACTTCCGCCCGCTGGAGTTGATCGAGCGGATGATGGACGCGCTGGTGGCCAGCGAGACATCCCCCGACGTGGTGCAGATCTCCGGTGGCGAGCCGACGCTGCATCCCCACTTCTTCGAGATCCTCGAGGCGGCGCGGGCGCGGCCCATCAAGCACGTGATGGTAAACACCAACGGGCTGCGCATCGCCGAGGACCGCGAGTTCGTGCGGCGGATGGCGGAGCACCGGCAGAACTTCGAGATCTACCTGCAGTTCGACTCGTTCAAGCGCGACGCGCTGATGGAGCTGCGCGGCGCCGACCTGCGCCGCATCCGCCGGCAGGCGCTGGAGCACCTGAACGAGTTCGACATCTCCACCACCCTCGTCGTCACGCTGAAGAAGGGGGTGAACGACGACGAGGTGGGCGAGATCATCCGCCATGCGATCGAGCAGCCGTGCGTGCGCGGCGTGACCTTCCAGCCGGTGCAGGCGGCGGGGCGGCTGGAGGAGTTCGACCCCGCGACCGACCGGCTGACGCTGACCGAGGTGCGGCGGGCGATCTACGAGCAGTCGGGCGTGTTCCGCGAGGAGGACGTGGTGCCCGTCCCCTGCCACCCCGACTGCCTGGCGATGGCGTACGCGCTGAAGCTGGGCGGCTGCGTGACGCCGCTGACGGGGATGATCGATCCGCGGATCCTGATCGAGGGCGGGCGCAACACCATCGTGTTCGAGCAGGACGAGGGGCTGCGCACGGCGCTGTTCCGCGCGTTCAGCACCAACCACTCGCCCGAGAGCGGCGCCCAGAGCCTGCGCGAGCTGCTCTGCTGCCTGCCGATGGTGGCGGTGCCCGAGGGATTCGGCTACGCGAACGTGTTCCGCGTGCTGGTGGTGCAGTTCATGGACGCGTACTCGATGGACATCCGCTCGGTGAAGAAGAGCTGCATCCACATCGTGCACCCCGACGGGCGGCTGATCCCCTTCGACACCTACAACCTGTTCTACCGCGACGGCCGCGAGCAGCACTGGAAGCCGCGGCTGGCCGACCCGTGGGCCGAGCGCGGCCGCCTGCCGCTGCTGCAGACGCACGGCGGCATCGCGTGA
- a CDS encoding aminotransferase class V-fold PLP-dependent enzyme: MTDFFAGLRRREFSRLDEQGHVYLDYTGAGLYAESQVRTHADYLCGAILGNPHSRNPTSQAATRKVEEARLKVLEFFNADPDSYEVVFTLNASGALKLVAEAYPWEPGVEFLLTADNHNSVNGIREYAAARGAEVRYVPLGHDLRVADLESHLTCQDCSKPNLFAFPAQSNFSGVKHPLEWIEVARAHGYHVLLDAAAFVPTSPLDLGRWTPDFVCLSFYKMFGFPTGVGVLLARRNELGELHRPWFAGGTVRFVSAQNPVFLSHVTGRAFEDGTPNYQGIAAAAAGLDFMREIGIERINAHVMRLTGLLLERLKGLRHSNGAPLVRIYGPQGLEMRGGTVAFNLLDPAGELVDFRIVEQRANEAGISIRTGFFCNPGAAEFAFDYHDEEAFRCISTLTAETFTLQQFSDCMGDQAVGAVRASLGIASNEADIARLMEVLATFRDADASVRLAPLPQLATID; this comes from the coding sequence ATGACCGACTTCTTCGCCGGGCTGCGCCGCCGCGAGTTCAGCCGGCTGGACGAGCAGGGGCACGTGTACCTGGACTACACCGGCGCCGGCCTGTACGCCGAGAGCCAGGTGCGCACCCACGCGGACTACCTGTGCGGCGCCATCCTGGGGAACCCGCACTCGCGCAACCCCACCTCGCAGGCGGCCACGCGGAAGGTTGAAGAGGCGCGGCTGAAGGTGCTGGAGTTCTTCAACGCCGACCCCGACAGCTACGAGGTGGTCTTCACGCTGAACGCCAGCGGCGCGCTGAAGCTGGTGGCCGAGGCGTATCCCTGGGAGCCCGGCGTCGAGTTCCTGCTGACGGCCGACAACCACAACTCCGTCAACGGCATCCGCGAGTACGCGGCCGCGCGCGGCGCCGAGGTGCGCTACGTGCCGCTGGGCCACGACCTGCGCGTGGCCGACCTGGAGTCGCACCTGACCTGCCAGGACTGCAGCAAGCCGAACCTGTTCGCCTTCCCCGCGCAGTCCAACTTCTCCGGCGTGAAGCACCCGCTGGAGTGGATCGAGGTCGCCCGGGCGCACGGCTACCACGTGCTGCTCGACGCGGCGGCGTTCGTTCCCACCAGCCCGCTCGACCTGGGGCGGTGGACGCCGGACTTCGTCTGCCTGTCGTTCTACAAGATGTTCGGCTTCCCCACCGGCGTGGGGGTGCTGCTGGCGCGGCGCAACGAGCTCGGCGAGCTGCACCGGCCCTGGTTCGCGGGGGGGACGGTGCGCTTCGTCTCCGCGCAGAACCCCGTCTTCCTCTCGCACGTCACCGGGCGCGCGTTCGAGGACGGCACCCCCAACTACCAGGGGATCGCGGCCGCGGCGGCGGGGCTGGACTTCATGCGGGAGATCGGGATCGAGCGCATCAACGCGCACGTGATGCGGCTGACGGGGCTGCTGCTCGAGCGGCTGAAGGGGCTGCGGCACTCGAACGGCGCGCCGCTGGTGCGCATCTACGGGCCGCAGGGGCTGGAGATGCGCGGCGGCACGGTCGCCTTCAACCTGCTGGATCCCGCGGGCGAGCTGGTGGACTTCCGCATCGTGGAGCAGCGCGCGAACGAGGCCGGCATCTCCATCCGCACGGGCTTCTTCTGCAACCCCGGCGCGGCCGAGTTCGCGTTCGACTACCACGATGAAGAGGCATTCCGCTGCATCAGCACGCTGACGGCGGAGACGTTCACGCTGCAGCAGTTCTCCGACTGCATGGGCGACCAGGCGGTGGGCGCGGTGCGCGCGTCGCTCGGCATCGCCAGCAACGAGGCCGACATCGCGCGGCTGATGGAAGTGCTGGCCACCTTCCGCGACGCCGACGCATCGGTGCGCCTCGCCCCCCTCCCCCAACTCGCCACGATCGACTGA
- a CDS encoding O-antigen ligase family protein: MSTQAARKPFGRLAQADEQGRPVAASPAQRLALGILQAACILAVLAAATYKSFELDRFFIPKELTLNLAALLAAVLCLGAARRAQLARVDLLLGGFLLLSAASAALAQNPWNGVRALAVTASGIAVFWAARSLARAGLGRPLLVAIAAAVAVGAGMSLAQTYGVRTDFFSLNRAPGGTLGNRNFVAHLCAFGLPVLFLCALRAYRLLGTILGALGVAMVCGTLVLTRSRAAWLGVAAVIAIFLVGWLLVPPARRSLRHWSRLMLLLVCAGGGAVAVVSLPNTLHWASDNPYAETAAGLVNAKEGSGRGRLLQWKNSMKMAVHHPLLGVGPGNWPVHYPEFAPRRDPSMNDNEPGTTSNPWPSSDWVAFVAERGIAATALLVLAFVGLGIAALHRMRAARDADEGLAALALAAMVAGAVVVGAFDAVLLLALPSLLIWAALGALSATEPGKWDVRVPLPVRALGMLLALAVFGAFTVKSAAQLLAMGVYDGASRVADLRQAARLDPGSYRIQMKLARSGASCDVRRAAAETAHSLFPNASAPKGLRTTCGRRRRRG; encoded by the coding sequence ATGTCGACCCAAGCCGCACGCAAACCCTTCGGCCGCCTGGCGCAGGCCGACGAGCAGGGACGCCCCGTCGCCGCGTCGCCCGCGCAGCGGCTGGCGCTGGGCATCCTGCAGGCGGCGTGCATCCTCGCGGTTCTGGCGGCGGCCACGTACAAGTCGTTCGAGCTGGACCGCTTCTTCATCCCCAAGGAGCTGACGCTGAACCTGGCGGCGCTCCTGGCGGCCGTGCTCTGCCTGGGCGCGGCGCGGCGCGCACAGCTCGCGCGGGTGGACCTGCTGCTGGGCGGCTTCCTGCTGCTGAGCGCCGCGAGCGCCGCGCTGGCGCAGAACCCGTGGAACGGCGTGCGCGCGCTGGCCGTCACCGCGTCGGGAATCGCGGTGTTCTGGGCCGCACGGTCGCTGGCGCGCGCGGGGCTGGGGCGGCCGCTGCTGGTGGCCATCGCCGCCGCGGTGGCGGTGGGCGCGGGGATGTCGCTGGCGCAGACGTACGGCGTGCGCACCGACTTCTTCTCGCTGAACCGGGCGCCGGGCGGCACGCTGGGGAACCGCAACTTCGTGGCGCACCTCTGCGCCTTCGGCCTTCCCGTCCTCTTCCTCTGCGCGCTGCGCGCCTACCGCCTGCTGGGGACGATCCTCGGCGCGCTCGGGGTGGCGATGGTGTGCGGCACCCTCGTCCTCACCCGCTCGCGCGCGGCGTGGCTGGGGGTGGCCGCGGTGATCGCCATCTTCCTGGTCGGCTGGCTGCTGGTGCCGCCCGCGCGCCGCAGCCTGCGGCACTGGTCGCGGCTGATGCTGCTGCTGGTGTGCGCCGGCGGCGGCGCGGTGGCCGTCGTCTCGCTCCCCAACACGCTGCACTGGGCCAGCGACAACCCGTACGCCGAGACCGCCGCCGGGCTGGTGAACGCGAAGGAGGGGAGCGGCCGCGGGCGGTTGCTGCAGTGGAAGAACTCGATGAAGATGGCCGTGCACCACCCGCTCCTGGGCGTCGGCCCGGGGAACTGGCCGGTGCACTACCCCGAGTTCGCGCCGCGTCGCGACCCGTCGATGAACGACAACGAGCCGGGGACCACGTCGAACCCCTGGCCCAGCAGCGACTGGGTGGCGTTCGTGGCGGAGCGGGGGATCGCGGCCACGGCGTTGCTCGTGCTCGCCTTCGTCGGCCTGGGGATCGCCGCGCTGCACCGCATGCGCGCCGCGCGGGACGCGGACGAGGGCCTCGCCGCGCTCGCGCTGGCGGCGATGGTGGCGGGCGCGGTGGTGGTCGGCGCGTTCGACGCGGTGCTGCTGCTGGCGCTCCCGTCGCTCCTGATCTGGGCCGCGCTGGGCGCGCTCTCGGCCACCGAGCCGGGGAAGTGGGACGTGCGCGTTCCCCTTCCCGTGCGCGCGCTGGGGATGCTGCTCGCCCTCGCCGTCTTCGGCGCGTTCACCGTGAAGAGCGCCGCGCAGCTGCTGGCGATGGGCGTGTACGACGGCGCCAGTCGCGTGGCCGACCTGCGGCAGGCCGCTCGGCTGGACCCGGGGAGCTACCGCATCCAGATGAAGCTCGCGCGCAGCGGCGCCAGCTGCGACGTCCGCCGCGCCGCCGCCGAGACGGCTCACTCGCTCTTCCCCAACGCCTCCGCGCCCAAGGGCCTGCGTACGACGTGCGGAAGACGGCGGCGGCGGGGATAG